In Gemmata obscuriglobus, a single genomic region encodes these proteins:
- the glgA gene encoding glycogen synthase GlgA: MAGLRVLVAASEVVGFAKTGGLADVAGALPAALARRGNTASVVMPFYNAVKRSGHPIERTGIVLPVPMGDRVLACRVYRSFLPNTSVPVFLIEHAPYFERDDPKTGRGLYQEQGWGGKQDYGDNGVRFVFFCRAVMELVPHIGFAPDVIHANDWQTGLIPAYLAETYRNNPGYQRIRSTFTVHNIAYQGSYPRELMNYTGLPGWLYNPNQLEHYGFNFLKSGIVFADAVNTVSPTYAREIQTGEFGYGLEGLLTNLHWKLSGIVNGCDYEHWNPAHDKHIAARYTPENVFENKPLCKADLQRRFNLPEEPTTPVLGMVARLVGQKGIDITLSAAQGFLDLGCQIIVLGDGDQIYHDQLQALRDKNPNRVGIYLGFNETLAHVVEAGSDLFLMPSRYEPCGLNQMYSLKYGTPPVVRATGGLADTVVNATEENLADQRATGFSFNEYTAHALYETVRWALVLYRQRPDDFRQVVRTAMAQDWSWDRSAEAYERLYRKISGIG, from the coding sequence GTGGCCGGGTTGCGGGTACTGGTAGCGGCGAGCGAAGTGGTCGGGTTCGCGAAGACCGGCGGGTTGGCCGATGTCGCCGGCGCGCTGCCCGCGGCACTCGCGCGCCGCGGGAACACCGCTTCTGTCGTGATGCCGTTCTACAACGCGGTGAAGCGGTCCGGGCACCCGATCGAGCGCACCGGGATCGTGCTTCCCGTGCCAATGGGGGACCGGGTGCTCGCGTGCCGCGTGTACCGCTCGTTCCTCCCGAACACGTCGGTGCCGGTCTTCCTGATCGAGCACGCACCCTACTTCGAGCGCGACGACCCGAAGACCGGGCGCGGGCTGTACCAGGAGCAGGGCTGGGGCGGGAAGCAGGATTACGGCGACAACGGTGTGCGGTTCGTGTTCTTCTGCCGCGCGGTCATGGAACTGGTGCCGCACATCGGCTTCGCCCCCGACGTGATCCACGCAAACGACTGGCAAACCGGCCTCATTCCGGCGTACCTCGCGGAGACGTACCGCAACAACCCGGGCTACCAGCGCATCCGCTCGACGTTCACGGTCCACAACATCGCGTACCAGGGGTCTTACCCGCGCGAGCTGATGAACTACACCGGCCTGCCGGGGTGGCTCTACAACCCGAACCAACTCGAGCACTACGGCTTCAACTTCCTCAAGTCCGGGATCGTGTTCGCGGACGCGGTTAACACGGTCAGCCCCACCTACGCCCGCGAGATCCAGACGGGCGAGTTCGGGTACGGCCTGGAAGGGCTGCTCACGAACCTCCACTGGAAGCTGTCCGGGATCGTGAACGGGTGCGACTACGAGCACTGGAACCCGGCCCACGACAAGCACATCGCGGCGCGGTACACGCCCGAGAACGTGTTCGAGAACAAGCCGTTGTGTAAAGCGGACCTCCAGCGCCGGTTCAACCTGCCCGAAGAGCCGACCACACCCGTTCTGGGGATGGTCGCGCGGCTCGTCGGGCAAAAGGGAATCGACATCACGCTCAGCGCCGCGCAAGGGTTTCTGGACCTAGGCTGCCAGATCATCGTGCTTGGTGACGGCGATCAGATCTACCACGACCAGCTCCAGGCCCTTCGGGACAAGAATCCGAACCGCGTGGGAATCTACTTGGGGTTCAACGAGACGCTGGCACACGTGGTTGAGGCCGGCAGCGACCTGTTCCTGATGCCGAGCCGGTACGAGCCGTGCGGGCTGAACCAGATGTACAGCCTGAAGTACGGCACCCCGCCGGTGGTGCGTGCGACCGGCGGCCTCGCTGACACGGTCGTGAACGCCACGGAAGAGAACCTCGCCGACCAGCGGGCGACCGGCTTCAGCTTTAACGAGTACACCGCCCACGCCCTGTACGAGACGGTGCGTTGGGCGCTGGTCCTGTACCGCCAGCGGCCCGACGACTTCCGCCAAGTCGTTCGGACCGCAATGGCACAGGACTGGAGCTGGGACCGCAGCGCCGAGGCTTACGAGCGCCTGTACCGCAAAATCTCCGGAATCGGCTAA
- the rpiA gene encoding ribose-5-phosphate isomerase RpiA, giving the protein MSAGTPDTDAIAAKAVELVQPDTVVGLGTGRAATAFIQALGAKVQAGLRIRGLPTSEVSAELATKLGIPLVTFDDVPYIDVCVDGADEVDPNGDLIKGYGGALVREKVVAAYARTFVVLAGGEKVVKVLGERGKLPVEVVTFALTPCRKRLETLGLPSALRMKDGKPFVTDNGNYILDCRTTAITAPADTEAQILAIPGVVGTGIFAKMAHTIMIQGTDGSVEVRAGSAK; this is encoded by the coding sequence ATGTCCGCGGGCACTCCCGACACCGACGCCATCGCCGCGAAGGCGGTCGAACTCGTTCAGCCCGACACCGTGGTCGGTCTGGGTACGGGGCGCGCCGCGACCGCGTTCATTCAGGCGCTCGGGGCCAAAGTGCAGGCCGGGCTCCGCATCCGCGGGTTGCCCACCTCGGAAGTCTCCGCCGAACTCGCCACCAAACTGGGCATCCCCCTCGTGACCTTCGATGACGTGCCGTACATCGACGTGTGCGTGGACGGCGCCGACGAAGTCGACCCGAACGGCGACCTCATCAAGGGCTACGGCGGCGCCCTCGTGCGCGAGAAGGTCGTTGCGGCCTACGCCCGCACGTTCGTTGTGCTCGCGGGCGGCGAAAAGGTTGTCAAGGTGCTCGGCGAACGTGGCAAGCTTCCCGTTGAAGTCGTGACGTTCGCACTGACCCCGTGCCGCAAGCGTCTCGAAACGCTGGGTCTCCCGTCCGCGCTGCGGATGAAAGACGGGAAACCATTCGTCACCGATAACGGGAACTACATCCTCGACTGCCGCACCACCGCCATCACGGCCCCCGCCGACACGGAGGCGCAAATTCTCGCGATCCCCGGCGTCGTCGGGACGGGCATCTTCGCGAAGATGGCCCACACCATCATGATTCAAGGCACCGATGGGAGCGTTGAAGTGCGTGCGGGTAGCGCGAAATAA